In a single window of the Cucumis melo cultivar AY chromosome 11, USDA_Cmelo_AY_1.0, whole genome shotgun sequence genome:
- the LOC103497725 gene encoding uncharacterized protein LOC103497725 produces MKRFSAKNLHQIFCYHSSSSSSSSSSSSSSFVQAPRWRSSKNNPSFKTVASFLFLIFLFLLLAFFVRHGWITPPIYWPPEGEGVRNKRSNAAGSTNNTCPAHFRWIQEDLRPWRRRGITRGMVERARRTAHFRLVILEGRVYVEKYRGSIQTRDVFTMWGILQLARWYPKKLPDVELMFDCDDRPVVRSNDFWNAMSGPPPLLRYCSDESSLDIVFPDWSFWGWGEINIKPWRMVLEDIKEGNKRIKWKDRVPLAYWKGNPHVDPSRRDLLKCNPTREQNWDTLLYVQDWDKEAKEGYKQSNLEDQCTHRYKIYIEGWAWSVSEKYIMACDSMTLYMKPRFYDFFIRGMIPLQHFWPINDQSKCSSLKFAVQWGNNNTIQAEAIGEEGSKYLQENLKMELVYDYMYHLLNEYSKLLKFRPTVPPGAVELTPETMTGAVEGLHKKFLEDSLEKSPSEREPCDLPPYDRTVLDELREKKLNALNQVQTWEKEYWENQSKANNN; encoded by the exons ATGAAACGTTTCTCTGCTAAAAATCTCCACCAAATCTTCTGCtatcattcttcttcttcttcttcttcttcttcttcttcttcttcttcctttgttCAAGCTCCACGATGGCGTTCGTCCAAGAACAACCCTTCCTTCAAAACCGTTGCTTCCTTTCTCTTCTTGATCTTCCTCTTCCTTCTCCTCGCCTTCTTCGTTCGTCACGGCTGGATTACGCCG CCAATATATTGGCCGCCGGAGGGAGAAGGGGTTAGGAACAAAAGGTCAAATGCAGCCGGTTCAACAAACAACACGTGTCCAGCGCACTTCCGTTGGATCCAGGAAGATCTACGGCCATGGAGGAGAAGGGGAATAACAAGAGGAATGGTAGAACGGGCGCGTAGAACGGCCCATTTCCGACTTGTGATCCTGGAGGGGCGGGTGTACGTGGAGAAATATAGAGGTTCGATCCAGACCAGAGATGTGTTCACAATGTGGGGGATTTTGCAACTTGCGAGATGGTACCCTAAGAAATTGCCGGATGTTGAACTGATGTTTGACTGCGACGATCGGCCAGTCGTCCGATCTAATGACTTTTGGAATGCAATGAGTGGCCCGCCTCCGTTGCTCCGTTATTGCTCCGATGAGTCGAGTTTGGATATTGTTTTCCCTGATTGGTCCTTTTGGGGATG GGGTGAAATAAACATAAAACCTTGGAGAATGGTATTGGAAGATATAAAAGAAGGAAACAAGAGGATCAAGTGGAAGGATAGGGTGCCTTTGGCTTATTGGAAAGGTAACCCACATGTTGATCCTTCTAGAAGAGACCTCCTCAAATGTAATCCCACTCGAGAACAAAATTGGGATACTCTCCTATATGTTCAG GATTGGGATAAAGAAGCCAAAGAAGGGTACAAGCAATCAAATCTAGAAGATCAATGCACCCACAG gtataAAATATACATAGAAGGATGGGCATGGTCAGTGAGTGAGAAGTATATAATGGCATGTGACTCAATGACATTATATATGAAACCAAGATTCTATGATTTCTTCATAAGAGGGATGATTCCTCTGCAACACTTTTGGCCCATCAATGACCAATCCAAATGTTCTTCACTTAAATTTGCTGTCCAATGGGGTAACAATAACACCATTCAG GCAGAAGCAATAGGAGAAGAAGGGAGCAAATATTTACAAGAGAATCTAAAGATGGAATTAGTGTATGATTACATGTACCATTTACTAAATGAATACAGTAAGCTTCTTAAATTCCGGCCAACGGTGCCCCCCGGTGCTGTCGAGTTGACGCCGGAGACGATGACCGGCGCCGTCGAGGGGTTGCATAAGAAATTTTTGGAGGATTCGTTGGAGAAGTCACCGAGTGAAAGAGAGCCGTGCGATTTGCCACCTTATGATCGGACGGTTCTGGATGAGTTACGGGAGAAGAAATTAAATGCCTTAAATCAAGTTCAAACTTGGGAAAAGGAATATTGGGAAAATCAAAGCAAAGCCAATAACAATTAG